A single Marinobacter sp. es.042 DNA region contains:
- a CDS encoding methyl-accepting chemotaxis protein, with amino-acid sequence MKNRAGRLSMGQGGNKLVAGLIAALIALTILLVVVLFIINTDSQNDQEYIANTAELRVLSQEIAKNATEAAGGTAEAFNQLRRSRDEFQQLWTNVTEGNPETGLPPSELAQQSGVQENWNTVRENADSILSTQDAVLGLHEVARTLNETIPQLQVEYDDIVQILLDNDAPAEQIALAQRQSLLAERIVRSVNNVLSGDEDAVIAADRFGRDASLFGRVLEGQLNGNPAMGISQVNDEDAIYGLEAVDELFQFVSQNVDAILEASPDLFKVRTAASDIFQNSEILLSELSVLAENFRTQSGSRLVSPTLAFAILAAMVAIVVFIGLALYREAQARLATTQEQNEQNQNAILRLLDELADLADGDLTTEATVTEDFTGAIADSINYAIDQMRGLVQAIRGTAVRVASAAQETQATAMHLADASEHQAQEIAGASAAVNEMAVSIDQVSSNAAESSAVAERSVAIAKKGAEVVQNTIRGMDNIREQIQETSKRIKRLGESSQEIGDIVSLINDIADQTNILSLNAAIQASMAGDAGRGFAVVADEVQRLAERSSAATKQIEALVKTIQSDTNEAVISMEHTTAEVVRGARLAQDAGIALEEIENVSMSLAELIQNISNAARQQSSSAAHISNTMNVIQEITSQTSSGTNATAKSIGNLAEMASELRSSVAGFTLPEEDVADYEEEEDSDVPVVG; translated from the coding sequence ATGAAGAACAGAGCCGGAAGACTCAGTATGGGACAGGGAGGCAACAAGCTGGTTGCCGGCCTGATCGCCGCGCTGATCGCACTCACTATCCTGCTCGTTGTGGTGCTGTTCATTATCAATACAGACAGCCAGAACGATCAGGAATACATCGCCAACACCGCCGAACTGAGGGTGCTCTCTCAGGAGATTGCGAAGAACGCGACCGAGGCTGCCGGCGGTACCGCCGAGGCCTTCAACCAGCTGCGCCGCTCCCGTGACGAATTCCAGCAGCTCTGGACCAACGTAACCGAGGGTAATCCGGAAACCGGTCTGCCGCCGAGTGAACTGGCCCAGCAGAGTGGCGTTCAGGAAAACTGGAACACCGTGCGGGAAAACGCCGACAGCATCCTCTCCACCCAGGATGCGGTGCTCGGTCTCCACGAAGTTGCCCGGACTCTGAACGAAACCATTCCGCAGCTGCAGGTTGAGTACGACGATATCGTACAGATCCTGCTCGACAACGACGCCCCCGCCGAACAGATCGCACTGGCGCAGCGTCAGTCACTCCTGGCGGAGCGGATTGTTCGCTCGGTTAACAACGTACTCTCCGGTGACGAAGACGCGGTTATTGCCGCGGACCGTTTCGGTCGTGACGCGAGCCTATTCGGCCGAGTGCTTGAAGGCCAGCTGAACGGCAACCCTGCCATGGGGATCTCTCAGGTAAATGACGAAGACGCCATCTACGGCCTCGAAGCTGTCGATGAACTGTTCCAGTTCGTTTCCCAGAACGTAGACGCAATCCTTGAAGCCTCTCCCGACCTCTTCAAGGTTCGTACTGCTGCCAGCGACATCTTCCAGAATTCCGAGATCCTGCTTTCCGAACTCTCTGTACTGGCCGAGAACTTCCGGACCCAGTCCGGCTCACGTCTGGTCAGCCCGACCCTGGCCTTCGCGATCCTGGCCGCCATGGTTGCCATTGTTGTGTTTATCGGTCTGGCCCTGTACCGCGAAGCCCAGGCCCGACTGGCTACTACGCAAGAGCAGAACGAGCAGAACCAGAACGCGATCCTGCGACTGCTGGACGAACTGGCCGACCTGGCTGATGGTGACTTGACCACCGAGGCCACGGTAACCGAGGACTTCACCGGTGCCATCGCCGACTCCATCAACTACGCGATCGACCAGATGCGCGGACTGGTTCAGGCGATTCGTGGTACTGCCGTGCGGGTAGCGTCAGCGGCTCAGGAAACCCAGGCCACTGCGATGCATCTTGCCGATGCTTCCGAGCACCAGGCCCAGGAAATCGCCGGCGCCTCCGCCGCGGTGAACGAGATGGCCGTGTCCATCGACCAGGTATCCTCGAACGCTGCCGAGTCCTCCGCGGTTGCGGAGCGGTCGGTTGCGATCGCGAAGAAAGGCGCGGAAGTGGTACAGAACACCATCCGCGGCATGGACAACATCCGTGAGCAAATCCAGGAGACCTCCAAACGGATCAAGCGTCTGGGTGAATCTTCCCAGGAAATCGGTGACATCGTATCCCTGATCAACGACATCGCCGACCAGACCAACATCCTGTCCCTGAACGCGGCGATCCAGGCCTCCATGGCCGGTGACGCTGGCCGGGGCTTCGCGGTTGTTGCGGACGAAGTACAGCGACTGGCGGAACGCTCCTCTGCAGCGACCAAGCAGATTGAAGCGCTGGTTAAGACGATCCAGTCGGATACCAACGAAGCGGTTATCTCCATGGAACACACCACCGCCGAGGTGGTTCGAGGTGCCCGTCTGGCCCAGGACGCGGGTATCGCCCTCGAGGAAATCGAGAACGTATCCATGTCTCTGGCGGAACTGATCCAGAACATCTCCAACGCTGCACGTCAGCAGTCTTCGTCGGCGGCGCACATTTCCAACACCATGAACGTTATCCAGGAAATCACCTCCCAGACGTCTTCCGGTACCAACGCGACTGCGAAGTCTATCGGTAACCTGGCAGAAATGGCGTCCGAGCTTCGGTCTTCCGTTGCCGGCTTCACTCTGCCGGAAGAAGACGTGGCGGATTACGAGGAAGAGGAAGACAGCGACGTTCCGGTGGTGGGCTGA